One genomic window of Arachis hypogaea cultivar Tifrunner chromosome 8, arahy.Tifrunner.gnm2.J5K5, whole genome shotgun sequence includes the following:
- the LOC112708250 gene encoding probable arabinosyltransferase ARAD1 has protein sequence MWEKGLIHSRFIFCLMLVSMFLLVVSFLFLFQFSSHSLIPRSVLELILVNNTSLYFMPNFKREKLVLPHDPSGDLKLQLQKHGESDCRVPNSSQKTSSLGQQMSVTSDPLRVFMYDLPPEFHFGLLGWKGSVNQTWPVIDDLKYIPHYPGGLNLQHSIEYWLTLDLLSSNNAKPGQPHTAIRVHDSSQADVIFVPFFSSLSYNRHSKLREGEKVSVNIMLQDKLVRFLMGRKEWKRSGGKDHLIVAHHPNSLLDARKKLGSAMLVLADFGRYPVELANVKKDIIAPYRHLVSTVPRAKSASYNERSTLVYFQGAIYRKDGGAIRQELYYLLKDEKDVHFAFGSIGGNGINQASHGMSQSKFCLNIAGDTPSSNRLFDAIVSHCVPVIISDEIELPFEDVLNYSYFSIFVRASDAIKKGFLLNLLHSIKREEWTKMWKILKDITHHFEYQYPSKPGDAVNMIWQDVARKISSVKFDLHRKSRYRRSQLPVKTD, from the exons ATGTGGGAGAAGGGACTCATTCACTCGAGGTTTATATTTTGCTTGATGCTCGTCTCCATGTTCCTTTTGGTCGtatcttttcttttcctattccAGTTCAGCAGCCATTCTTTGATACCTAGATCGGTGTTAGAGCTTATTCTGGTCAATAACACATCACTTTACTTCATGCCCAATTTCAAGAGGGAAAAACTTGTACTCCCTCATGACCCTTCCGGAGACTTGAAGCTTCAGTTGCAAAAACATGGAGAATCCGATTGTCGAGTTCCAAATTCAAGCCAGAAAACAAGTTCTTTAGGACAGCAGATGAGTGTGACATCTGACCCATTGAGAGTATTCATGTATGATTTGCCTCCAGAATTTCACTTTGGGTTATTAGGTTGGAAGGGAAGTGTAAATCAAACTTGGCCAGTGATTGACGACCTCAAATATATCCCCCACTATCCTGGTGGATTGAATCTACAGCACAGTATAGAATATTGGCTCACACTTGATCTTCTGTCATCAAACAATGCAAAACCTGGCCAACCTCACACCGCAATTAGAGTGCATGATTCAAGTCAGGCAGATGTAATTTTTGTGCCATTTTTCTCATCTTTGAGTTACAATCGGCATTCCAAGCTCCGTGAAGGTGAAAAAGTTAGTGTTAACATAATGTTGCAAGACAAGTTGGTAAGGTTTCTGATGGGCCGGAAAGAATGGAAGCGCTCGGGGGGGAAGGATCATCTAATTGTAGCCCACCATCCTAACAGCCTGCTAGACGCAAGGAAAAAATTGGGATCTGCTATGCTTGTGCTTGCCGATTTTGGAAGGTACCCTGTTGAATTAGCAAATGTGAAGAAAGATATAATAGCTCCCTATAGGCATCTAGTAAGCACCGTACCAAGAGCTAAATCAGCTTCATATAATGAACGCTCCACGCTGGTGTATTTTCAGGGTGCAATATACAGGAAAGAT GGAGGAGCCATTCGCCAAGAGCTGTATTACCTTCTAAAAGATGAGAAAGATGTGCATTTTGCATTTGGGAGCATAGGAGGAAATGGAATCAATCAGGCAAGCCATGGAATGTCCCAATCAAAATTCTGCCTGAACATTGCTGGAGATACCCCGTCCTCCAATCGCCTCTTTGATGCAATAGTAAGCCACTGTGTTCCTGTGATCATTAGCGATGAAATCGAGCTACCCTTTGAAGATGTCTTGAACTACTCATATTTTTCCATTTTTGTCCGTGCCTCGGATGCTATAAAGAAAGGTTTCCTGCTGAATCTCCTCCATTCAATCAAGCGCGAGGAGTGGACCAAGATGTGGAAAATATTGAAGGATATCACTCATCACTTTGAGTATCAATATCCATCCAAGCCTGGGGATGCAGTAAATATGATTTGGCAGGATGTTGCACGTAAGATTTCTTCAGTGAAGTTCGATTTGCACAGGAAGAGCAGATACCGGAGATCTCAACTTCCGGTTAAGACAGACTGA